A region from the Fundulus heteroclitus isolate FHET01 chromosome 22, MU-UCD_Fhet_4.1, whole genome shotgun sequence genome encodes:
- the LOC105936783 gene encoding muscular LMNA-interacting protein isoform X1 — MPAKPATFTFVPQVHKLPKKSILAKDERSAGLKGKSDKSIAASQERTTRETMSEEDLFKAEIVFIKDFLERGERNMVQLEAKPHFSPSQDHQSLPRTKAPPSVGAPSENTPGHEATAAVSMETVVDKCRGSLWRRRHDISGHSEHSSGCSPNTVSGAEDRASPANSPDLFPTPSSSRESILWDGLDKERSWCATQPSSVASPASFSRTVSQCSSIRSGVFSPSVVQIRRHVLAPGSSLIQTTQSCFSSCDSLSSSTCSQTRPPRHRPPLTRLSLLTAILRKGRLPVLSPALQRPYTPCWPINPVTLSVCNACSAASSVASIPLESSSRFSSSTSVDSQNPVCKEPPSRFPSAPPKAESGKRHVKCSETQGTGGELRKAQVISPPQARSNALPETSPPLFPNLKFVSAPQREKPAAAATTNSFISKLHEPRPAMPLKDNANNNFKHPASPTSTFIKEPETSEPRKWPSQPNSSLSRLQMLSQQLRSTPVFPPHLRPSLPHKAPSNAGSPLSHLQRTPKIGGHDSEGSCPSSRGSTPTQAFQKARSLSPSCYSTVAFPAWSSPAATPTPTPSPAPPIRDLTSSPSLSLCSTPSPRPGSGISDCSGGEGKKRKQAHKIKSNYKLLAAIPTNTILLDQQAIDEQVERKLNHCSTMDDPLIDTHEEMCSPAELRQKSEELYAVIDEILASSSPPKSSKSSTKKQRFQHNPSFSKSLGRETKYASLCSLHPSANKERKLTDIEKTKHGGVRPMTAIPRLNEEVRERFKSISLRKYFKQPKHDREKMENNRLEVAQTDSSVGSKGKLVEDKTTAERRGLFSDCELHIKELDEQPCPTGKEAGISFGTADRNMEVFKAWM; from the exons ATGCCCGCTAAGCCTGCCACATTCACCTTCGTGCCTCAGGTGCACAAGCTACCAAAGAAAAGCATTCTTGCCAAGGATGAGAGATCAGCAGGTCTGAAAGGAAAATCAGATAAg AGCATAGCTGCGTCCCAGGAGAGGACAACCAGAGAGACCATGTCAGAGGAGGACCTTTTCAAAGCGGAGATTGTCTTTATCAAGGACTTTTTGGAGAGAGGAGAACGAAACATGGTCCAGCTGGAGGCCAAACCCCAC ttcagTCCTTCACAGGATCACCAGAGCCTCCCTCGAACCAAGGCGCCTCCTTCAGTCGGTGCCCCGTCTGAAAATACCCCCGGCCATGAGGCCACGGCGGCAGTCTCTATGGAAACAGTTGTTGATAAATGCAGAGGCAGTCTCTGGCGGCGGCGCCACGATATCTCTGGACATTCTGAACATAGCTCGGGCTGCTCTCCAAACACGGTGTCTGGGGCAGAAGACAGAGCAAGCCCCGCAAACTCTCCGGACCTCTTCCCGACCCCGTCCTCCTCCAGGGAGTCCATCCTGTGGGACGGTTTGGACAAAGAGCGGAGCTGGTGCGCCACGCAGCCGTCCTCCGTGGCTTCTCCTGCCTCGTTTAGCAGAACCGTCTCCCAGTGCTCCTCCATCCGCTCTGGAGTCTTCTCCCCTTCTGTGGTTCAGATCAGGAGGCACGTTCTCGCTCCTGGCTCTAGCCTGATTCAGACCACTCAGAGCTGTTTCTCCTCCTGTGACAGCCTGTCTTCCTCCACGTGTTCGCAGACCCGCCCTCCGCGGCACCGGCCCCCTCTCACCCGGCTCTCTCTGCTCACTGCCATCCTGAGGAAAGGCCGTCTTCCTGTGCTGTCTCCCGCGCTGCAGAGGCCTTACACCCCCTGCTGGCCCATTAACCCCGTGACTCTGTCCGTCTGCAATGCCTGCTCGGCTGCCTCCAGCGTGGCCTCCATTCCCCTGGAGAGCTCCTCTCGGTTCTCCTCGTCCACCTCCGTAGACAGTCAAAACCCTGTTTGCAAGGAGCCCCCCAGCAGGTTCCCCAGCGCCCCTCCGAAGGCGGAATCCGGCAAACGCCACGTCAAGTGCTCTGAGACTCAGGGGACGGGTGGCGAGCTTAGAAAGGCGCAGGTGATTTCACCTCCGCAGGCGAGGAGCAACGCACTCCCTGAAACGTCCCCGCCTCTCTTCCCGAATTTGAAATTCGTCTCCGCGCCGCAGCGTGAAAAACCTGCCGCGGCGGCCACAACAAACAGCTTTATTTCCAAGCTGCATGAGCCGAGGCCCGCCATGCCCCTCAAGGACAATGCAAATAATAACTTCAAACACCCCGCGTCCCCGACCTCTACATTTATTAAGGAGCCTGAGACCTCTGAGCCCAGGAAATGGCCTTCCCAACCAAATTCATCTCTTTCAAGGCTCCAAATGCTGTCTCAGCAGCTGAGATCTACGCCTGTGTTCCCCCCTCATCTGCGGCCTTCTCTGCCACACAAAGCACCTTCAAACGCAGGTTCCCCCCTCTCTCATTTACAACGCACCCCAAAGATCGGAGGACACGACTCCGAGGGGAGCTGCCCCTCTTCCAGGGGATCCACCCCCACTCAGGCGTTTCAGAAAGCCCGCAGCCTGTCGCCTTCGTGCTACTCTACCGTAGCTTTCCCCGCATGGTCGTCCCCCGCCGCTACACCCACGCCTACACCCTCTCCTGCCCCGCCAATCAGAGACCTCACTTCTTCTCCTTCCCTGTCCCTCTGCTCCACGCCCTCTCCAAGGCCGGGGAGCGGAATTTCAGACTGCAGTGGCGGGGAGGGTAAAAAGAGAAAG CAGGCACACAAGATTAAGTCAAACTACAAACTGCTGGCTGCAATCCCCACAAACACTATTCTCTTGGATCAGCAA GCAATAGATGAACAGGTAGAAAGAAAATTGAATCACTGTAGCACCATGGACGACCCTCTTATAGACACCCACGAAGAG ATGTGCTCCCCCGCTGAGCTCCGGCAAAAGTCAGAGGAGCTTTACGCAGTTATCGATGAGATATTGGCGAGTTCCAGTCCACCG AAGAGCTCGAAGTCATCGACTAAGAAACAACGTTTTCAG CACAACCCTTCATTTTCAAAGTCCTTGGGGCGTGAAACTAAATAT GCATCTTTGTGCAGCTTGCACCCATCTGCCAATAAGGAGAGAAAACTGACGGATATTGAAAAG ACAAAACATGGTGGGGTTCGCCCGATGACGGCTATTCCAAGACTGAACGAGGAGGTCAGAGAGCGGTTTAAATCAATTTCCTTGAGGAAGTATTTTAAGCAGCCCAAGCATGACAGGGAAAAG
- the LOC105936783 gene encoding muscular LMNA-interacting protein isoform X2: MPAKPATFTFVPQVHKLPKKSILAKDERSAGLKGKSDKSIAASQERTTRETMSEEDLFKAEIVFIKDFLERGERNMVQLEAKPHFSPSQDHQSLPRTKAPPSVGAPSENTPGHEATAAVSMETVVDKCRGSLWRRRHDISGHSEHSSGCSPNTVSGAEDRASPANSPDLFPTPSSSRESILWDGLDKERSWCATQPSSVASPASFSRTVSQCSSIRSGVFSPSVVQIRRHVLAPGSSLIQTTQSCFSSCDSLSSSTCSQTRPPRHRPPLTRLSLLTAILRKGRLPVLSPALQRPYTPCWPINPVTLSVCNACSAASSVASIPLESSSRFSSSTSVDSQNPVCKEPPSRFPSAPPKAESGKRHVKCSETQGTGGELRKAQVISPPQARSNALPETSPPLFPNLKFVSAPQREKPAAAATTNSFISKLHEPRPAMPLKDNANNNFKHPASPTSTFIKEPETSEPRKWPSQPNSSLSRLQMLSQQLRSTPVFPPHLRPSLPHKAPSNAGSPLSHLQRTPKIGGHDSEGSCPSSRGSTPTQAFQKARSLSPSCYSTVAFPAWSSPAATPTPTPSPAPPIRDLTSSPSLSLCSTPSPRPGSGISDCSGGEGKKRKQAHKIKSNYKLLAAIPTNTILLDQQAIDEQVERKLNHCSTMDDPLIDTHEEMCSPAELRQKSEELYAVIDEILASSSPPSSKSSTKKQRFQHNPSFSKSLGRETKYASLCSLHPSANKERKLTDIEKTKHGGVRPMTAIPRLNEEVRERFKSISLRKYFKQPKHDREKMENNRLEVAQTDSSVGSKGKLVEDKTTAERRGLFSDCELHIKELDEQPCPTGKEAGISFGTADRNMEVFKAWM; this comes from the exons ATGCCCGCTAAGCCTGCCACATTCACCTTCGTGCCTCAGGTGCACAAGCTACCAAAGAAAAGCATTCTTGCCAAGGATGAGAGATCAGCAGGTCTGAAAGGAAAATCAGATAAg AGCATAGCTGCGTCCCAGGAGAGGACAACCAGAGAGACCATGTCAGAGGAGGACCTTTTCAAAGCGGAGATTGTCTTTATCAAGGACTTTTTGGAGAGAGGAGAACGAAACATGGTCCAGCTGGAGGCCAAACCCCAC ttcagTCCTTCACAGGATCACCAGAGCCTCCCTCGAACCAAGGCGCCTCCTTCAGTCGGTGCCCCGTCTGAAAATACCCCCGGCCATGAGGCCACGGCGGCAGTCTCTATGGAAACAGTTGTTGATAAATGCAGAGGCAGTCTCTGGCGGCGGCGCCACGATATCTCTGGACATTCTGAACATAGCTCGGGCTGCTCTCCAAACACGGTGTCTGGGGCAGAAGACAGAGCAAGCCCCGCAAACTCTCCGGACCTCTTCCCGACCCCGTCCTCCTCCAGGGAGTCCATCCTGTGGGACGGTTTGGACAAAGAGCGGAGCTGGTGCGCCACGCAGCCGTCCTCCGTGGCTTCTCCTGCCTCGTTTAGCAGAACCGTCTCCCAGTGCTCCTCCATCCGCTCTGGAGTCTTCTCCCCTTCTGTGGTTCAGATCAGGAGGCACGTTCTCGCTCCTGGCTCTAGCCTGATTCAGACCACTCAGAGCTGTTTCTCCTCCTGTGACAGCCTGTCTTCCTCCACGTGTTCGCAGACCCGCCCTCCGCGGCACCGGCCCCCTCTCACCCGGCTCTCTCTGCTCACTGCCATCCTGAGGAAAGGCCGTCTTCCTGTGCTGTCTCCCGCGCTGCAGAGGCCTTACACCCCCTGCTGGCCCATTAACCCCGTGACTCTGTCCGTCTGCAATGCCTGCTCGGCTGCCTCCAGCGTGGCCTCCATTCCCCTGGAGAGCTCCTCTCGGTTCTCCTCGTCCACCTCCGTAGACAGTCAAAACCCTGTTTGCAAGGAGCCCCCCAGCAGGTTCCCCAGCGCCCCTCCGAAGGCGGAATCCGGCAAACGCCACGTCAAGTGCTCTGAGACTCAGGGGACGGGTGGCGAGCTTAGAAAGGCGCAGGTGATTTCACCTCCGCAGGCGAGGAGCAACGCACTCCCTGAAACGTCCCCGCCTCTCTTCCCGAATTTGAAATTCGTCTCCGCGCCGCAGCGTGAAAAACCTGCCGCGGCGGCCACAACAAACAGCTTTATTTCCAAGCTGCATGAGCCGAGGCCCGCCATGCCCCTCAAGGACAATGCAAATAATAACTTCAAACACCCCGCGTCCCCGACCTCTACATTTATTAAGGAGCCTGAGACCTCTGAGCCCAGGAAATGGCCTTCCCAACCAAATTCATCTCTTTCAAGGCTCCAAATGCTGTCTCAGCAGCTGAGATCTACGCCTGTGTTCCCCCCTCATCTGCGGCCTTCTCTGCCACACAAAGCACCTTCAAACGCAGGTTCCCCCCTCTCTCATTTACAACGCACCCCAAAGATCGGAGGACACGACTCCGAGGGGAGCTGCCCCTCTTCCAGGGGATCCACCCCCACTCAGGCGTTTCAGAAAGCCCGCAGCCTGTCGCCTTCGTGCTACTCTACCGTAGCTTTCCCCGCATGGTCGTCCCCCGCCGCTACACCCACGCCTACACCCTCTCCTGCCCCGCCAATCAGAGACCTCACTTCTTCTCCTTCCCTGTCCCTCTGCTCCACGCCCTCTCCAAGGCCGGGGAGCGGAATTTCAGACTGCAGTGGCGGGGAGGGTAAAAAGAGAAAG CAGGCACACAAGATTAAGTCAAACTACAAACTGCTGGCTGCAATCCCCACAAACACTATTCTCTTGGATCAGCAA GCAATAGATGAACAGGTAGAAAGAAAATTGAATCACTGTAGCACCATGGACGACCCTCTTATAGACACCCACGAAGAG ATGTGCTCCCCCGCTGAGCTCCGGCAAAAGTCAGAGGAGCTTTACGCAGTTATCGATGAGATATTGGCGAGTTCCAGTCCACCG AGCTCGAAGTCATCGACTAAGAAACAACGTTTTCAG CACAACCCTTCATTTTCAAAGTCCTTGGGGCGTGAAACTAAATAT GCATCTTTGTGCAGCTTGCACCCATCTGCCAATAAGGAGAGAAAACTGACGGATATTGAAAAG ACAAAACATGGTGGGGTTCGCCCGATGACGGCTATTCCAAGACTGAACGAGGAGGTCAGAGAGCGGTTTAAATCAATTTCCTTGAGGAAGTATTTTAAGCAGCCCAAGCATGACAGGGAAAAG